A region of Argentina anserina chromosome 5, drPotAnse1.1, whole genome shotgun sequence DNA encodes the following proteins:
- the LOC126796123 gene encoding LOW QUALITY PROTEIN: RAN GTPase-activating protein 1-like (The sequence of the model RefSeq protein was modified relative to this genomic sequence to represent the inferred CDS: inserted 1 base in 1 codon; deleted 2 bases in 1 codon; substituted 1 base at 1 genomic stop codon) — protein MDSAAETFQHRPMSFKLWPPSQGTRISLVERMTKNFSTPLMISRKFGLLSKQEAEEEARKIEALAFAAAEQQFEKEAYGDGSSAVXVYARDSSQRMMEVMKRGPIKEDDEKSISVVESVFDISGDRRSFINAEEAEELFKPLREHGNSYTKICLSNRSFGLDAAHVAVPILSSIKHQLKEVDLSDFIAGRSETEAIEVMNLFSSALEGCILRYLNLSDNAMGEKGVNAFEALLRSQSNLEELYLVNDGISEEAARAVSKFIPSMEKLRVLHFHNNMIGDERAMAISVIVKRSPVLKDFRCSSTRVDSEGGVALAEALGTCTHLKKVDLRDNMFGVESGLALSKVLSAFTGLTEIYLSYLNLEDEGTEAIANALKDSAPLLEVLELAGNDITLTSTAALASCVEAKQFLTRLVLSENELKDEGAILISKALAEGHVQLTEVDLSSNQIRWAGARLLSQTVVNKPGFKLLNINGNLISDXGIDEVVDMFKNSPHLLGPLDENDPEGEEFEDEDEDEGADNEDELESKLKGLEIKHEE, from the exons ATGGATTCTGCAGCAGAAACTTTCCAGCATCGGCCAATGTCGTTCAAATTATGGCCTCCTTCTCAGGGCACGAGAATTTCGCTTGTAGAAAGGATGACCAAGAATTTTTCCACTCCATTGATGATTTCTCGAAAGTTTGGTCTACTCAGTAAACAAGAGGCTGAGGAGGAGGCCAGGAAAATTGAAGCCTTAGCCTTTGCAGCTGCAGAGCAACAATTCGAGAAGGAAGCATATGGTGATGGAAGTTCTGCGGTGTAGGTATATGCCAGAGATTCAAGTCAGCGTATGATGGAAGTTATGAAAAGAGGGCCC ATAAAGGAAGATGATGAGAAATCTATCTCTGTTGTTGAAAGTGTCTTTGATATCTCTGGTGATCGCAGATCTTTTATTAATGCAGAAGAGGCTGAAGAGCTATTCAAACCACTAAGGGAGCACGGAAACTCCTATACTAAGATATGTCTGAGCAATAGAAGCTTTGGTTTGGATGCAGCTCATGTTGCTGTACCAATCCTATCATCCATCAAACATCAATTGAAAGAAGTGGATCTGTCAGATTTTATTGCTGGAAGGTCAGAGACAGAAGCTATTGAAGTCATGAATCTGTTTTCTTCGGCCCTGGAAGGATGTATTTTGAGGTATCTGAACCTTTCAGACAATGCCATGGGCGAGAAGGGTGTAAACGCATTTGAGGCCCTCCTGAGATCACAAAGTAATTTGGAGGAACTTTATTTGGTGAATGATGGCATATCAGAAGAAGCTGCAAGAGCAGTTTCTAAGTTCATTCCATCCATGGAGAAGCTTAGGGTCCTTCATTTCCATAATAATATGATTGGAGATGAAAGGGCAATGGCCATCTCTGTTATAGTGAAGCGGTCACCCGTCTTGAAGGATTTCCGTTGTTCATCTACGAGGGTGGACTCTGAAGGTGGTGTAGCTTTAGCTGAAGCTCTTGGGACTTGCACACATTTGAAGAAGGTTGATTTGCGCGACAACATGTTTGGCGTAGAATCTGGCCTTGCTTTGAGTAAAGTCCTATCTGCTTTTACAGGTCTTACTGAAATTTACCTCAGTTATCTTAACTTGGAAGATGAAGGAACTGAAGCCATTGCCAATGCTCTCAAGGATTCTGCACCTTTGCTTGAAGTTCTGGAACTGGCTGGAAATGATATCACACTCACATCAACTGCTGCTTTGGCTTCCTGTGTAGAAGCAAAACAATTCCTTACCAGATTAGTTCTGTCAGAGAATGAGCTGAAAGATGAAGGTGCAATTTTGATCAGCAAAGCATTGGCAGAGGGTCATGTTCAATTAACTGAGGTTGATTTGAGCTCTAATCAAATTAGATGGGCTGGGGCAAGACTTTTGTCTCAGACTGTTGTGAACAAGCCTGGGTTCAAGTTGCTGAACATAAATGGTAACCTCATATCTG AAGGGATTGATGAGGTAGTGGATATGTTTAAGAATTCCCCACATCTGCTTGGGCCTTTGGATGAGAATGACCCTGAAGGTGAAGAATTtgaagatgaggatgaggatgaagGTGCTGATAACGAGGATGAATTGGAATCAAAGCTCAAGGGCCTTGAAATAAAGCACGAGGAGTAG
- the LOC126796129 gene encoding chloroplast stem-loop binding protein of 41 kDa a, chloroplastic-like has translation MATLASSPSSSVLFSSPHSNLTPPILSPSRLSLSYSSHLPTTLSSSLSVSHSFVTYPTTSRRFSPCSFSVKAIAGDKKKVLIVNTNSGGHAVIGFYFATELLGSGHEVTIMTVGEESSDKMKKTPFTRFSEITSAGGKTVWGEPAEIAKVLQGSAFDVVLDNNGKDLDAVKPVADWAKSSGAKQFLFISSAGIYKPTDEPPHVEGDVVKADAGHVAVEKHIAEVFGSWASFRPQYMIGSGNNKDCEEWFFDRIVRDRPVPIPGSGMQLTNISHVKDLSSMLTLAVENADAASGNIFNCVSDRAVTLDGLAKLCAQAAGRPVNIVHYEPKAAGVDAKKAFPFRNMHFYAEPRAAKDILGWKSTTNLTEDLKERFEEYLKIGRDKKAIKFDLDDKILESLKVPVAV, from the exons ATGGCCACTCTTGCTTCATCCCCCTCCTCCTCTGTGCTCTTCTCCTCTCCACACTCCAACCTCACACCACCTATTCTCTCTCCTTcacgcctctctctctcctattCCTCCCACCTCCCCACCACTCTCTCCTCTTCCCTCTCAGTCTCTCATTCTTTTGTCACATACCCCACAACTTCAAGGCGCTTCAGCCCTTGTTCCTTCAGTGTCAAGGCCATTGCTggagacaagaagaaggtCCTGATCGTCAACACCAACAGTGGTGGTCATGCAGTCATTGGATTCTACTTTGCAACAGAGCTTCTGGGCTCTGGCCATGAGGTCACCATAATGACTGTTGGTGAAGAAAGCTCGGACAAGATGAAGAAGACCCCATTCACCAGATTCTCA GAAATTACGAGTGCTGGAGGGAAGACAGTGTGGGGAGAACCAGCAGAAATTGCTAAGGTTTTGCAAGGATCAGCATTTGATGTTGTGTTGGATAACAATGGCAAGGATTTGGACGCAGTAAA GCCTGTGGCTGACTGGGCAAAGAGTTCTGGTGCAAAGCAATTCCTGTTTATCAGCAGTGCTGGGATTTATAAGCCGACTGATGAGCCTCCTCATGTCGAAGGG GATGTTGTTAAAGCCGATGCTGGTCATGTTGCCGTAGAAAAGCATATTGCAGAAGTGTTTGGTAGTTGGGCAAGTTTTCGTCCACAGTACATGATAGGATCCGGGAACAACAAAGATTGCGAGGAGTGGTTCTTCGATC GAATTGTGAGGGACAGACCAGTTCCAATCCCTGGCTCTGGAATGCAACTTACAAATATCTCCCATGTTAAGGACTTGTCTTCCATGCTCACTTTAGCAGTTGAGAATGCAGATGCTGCATCTGGTAACATTTTCAACTGTGTCAGTGATCGTGCTGTCACTCTTGATGGATTGGCAAAACTCTGTGCTCAAGCTGCCGGACGCCCAGTGAACATAGTCCATTATGAACCAAAAGCTGCTGGGGTTGATGCAAAGAAAGCATTTCCATTCCGTAACATG CACTTCTATGCAGAACCAAGAGCTGCAAAGGATATTTTGGGATGGAAAAGTACCACAAACCTCACTGAAGACTTGAAAGAGCGATTTGAGGAGTACTTAAAGATTGGGAGAGACAAGAAAGCCAtcaaatttgatttggatGATAAGATACTAGAGTCCCTAAAAGTTCCAGTAGCTGTGTGA